Within Acidaminococcus timonensis, the genomic segment GGAGTCGGACATGGCAATGGCCATTTCCCCCTTGCCCGTCAGGATCCCGTTGATGTTCTCAACCGTAGCCCCTGTAGCCGTAGCGGATGTCTTGTAGCCCATTTCCCCCACGACTTTCGAGAAAGCGCCTCCGATGGGGAAATAGATGCCGCTGGTAGGTCCGGTGAGCACCGTAATGAATTGTTTGCTCCGGTCCAGTTTCCCGTCACTGCTCTTCTGGCCTCCGGAGCTGCCGCAGCCTGCGGCTGTTACCGCCAGCATTCCTGCCACCAATACTGCAAACCACTTTTTCACAAAAATCCCTCCTTCAATTGATGAAATCATAGCTCTTCAAACCCGGAACGGGGCTGAATTCAGAAATAAAGGGGTTATCATAAAAAGGCAATTCGTAATACTCAGAAAAAATGTTCTATGCAAAAAAGCTGAATGTTTTACGATTCCGTAAATTCTATGAGTTTAGTATATCATACAGTTTTTACACTTTCAATATAAATTAACGCATCATATCGTATACATGAGATGTCATAATCATGCAATTGGTTCTTTATAATAGATGTTTATACATTTCCATTCATCCTGGTTCTCTTTTGAACCGGAAAGTGCCCGCCATGGAAACAGGAATAAAAAAAACGCCCCTGCAAGCCACAGGGACGTTTTTGTTTTCAAATGGTGACCCGAACGCTCACATATGCGAACATCCGTTTCACAGTCTGCCCCGACTACTTTTCTGCTGTCGTAGGACGGGCTGCATGACTTTCCTGGGCGATTCGCTCCAGCTTTTCCACGACCAGGGCTTCCGCCCACCCTGGCGGTGTCCGCTTCCCAGACTCCCAATCCTGTAGTGTCCTCCTGGGGATGCCCAGGGTATCGGTCACTCCTTGCTGACTAAGCCCGGCGGCCTGCCGAGCCTCTTTGATGGTGGTCATTTCCACCGACCTCCTTCCGCTCATTTAAAACGGATGATAAGTCCTCTCTCTCCGGCTCTGTAAAGCTGGAAGCCAGACGGGTTTTCCAGATCCAGGACTTTACCATCGTCATCATAAATCCACAGCCAGGAAGATGCTGTGTCCAGAACCAGGTTGTAATGGCTGGGGACATCTGTGTCACCAGCGATGAGGTGGGCTTTGTAATCCCCGTCCTCACCGAAAGGGATCTCTCCGATCTCCTTCGGGTTGCTGGTCCGGTAGATAAGGGCGGCGATGTCGCTCACCCCTGCACTCAGGGTGCAGTATTTGTAAAAATCCTTGTATTTTTCCGCTCGAGCGATCGCTTTCATTTCCATGACGTAGTTTTTGTCGATTTTCATGATTTTTTCTCCTTTCAGGCCGTATGGAGGCTGAAGACCTCTTCGGCCCCATCTTTAACCACGATCAGCAGGGAATGGGAGGCGCCAAATTTCTTGTCCAGCTCCTGCTGGATTGGCTTCATCTCCTGGATCAGGTCCTGGATCCAGGCGTCCATCTTTTGCCCAGCTTCCGCCGGGACACCAACGATCTTGTAGGCATCTTCCTCGCCGTTGTCTTGGTTTACGAAGTTAACGAAGCATTTCATGGTGGTTCTCCTTTCAATGGGTGGCGGGGCTCAAAGCCCCGCCCGGCTTTCAGTCTTCGTTTTTCTCGATGTCTTCCAGGATTTCACACAGGGTTTCAACTTCCCATTCTGTCAAATTGTACTGATACTGGAGTTCTTCTTTGTCATCGGCCCGCCAGCCGGAACCGTAGAGGTCCAGGGCCAGGGATTTCAGCTCTTCCCGGTTGAGTTCTTCATAACCTTCTCCAATGGTTTCATCTTTGATTAGATGGCTACCATCTTCCTGTTCTTCCCAGAGAGTCAAACGGCTTTTTTCACAGGGGTTGGCTTTTGTGGTTTTCCATGCATCGGCAATCTGTTCCCGGGTGCCGACCTCGATAGTTTCCCCGCTTTCATCCTTGATTTCGCAGTAAGGATTGTCCCCAAAAAGTTCATGATATTTTTCCGGCAGATGTTCCCTTACCATTCTGCTGGCCATGGAGACCGGCAACAGACGGATTTCTTCTCCGCCGGCCCAGGAATCGAAGCCTTCGTACCGCCCATAGGCCGTCCTGGCTCCGCCCCGGCCATGGATGAAGAACTCATGGTCGGCAGTCACGTACAGTTCTTCGATCATATAATCCAGACTGTCCGTAGGAGATGCTCCGTTGTCCCATTCACCGATAAAGGTTGCCTTATCGGTATCATAAGTTTTTTTGTTGATGGTCGTTTTCATGATATTCCCTCCTTTTAAATGGTGGCGGGGTGGCTAGCCCCGCCATTGCTTTAGCGGTTTTCGATTTCAGCCAGTTTGTCAAGGACGATTTCCAGTTCGTCATCGGTAAATCCGTACTCCTTCTGAAGGTCTTCTTTATCAGAAGTTCTCCAGCCGCCATCATAAGCAGCTCCTGCGATTTGTTCCAGTTCGATTCTCTCCATGATCAATCTCTCCTTTTCTTTTCTTTTGATGGGGGCTTTCTTTTTTTGTCCCCTTCCCTCTTTCTGACTATATTATAGCACGCATTGCGTGCTAGTTCAAGGACTTTTTATAAAATTTTGCAAAAAAAATAGAGCCCCCAGGTGCTAGCCCTGGAGGCGTTGTTACTTGCGGCTGATCCACAGCCTGGTGGCGATCATAGCTTGGTATTCCGTCTGCATGGTCCGCTGGATCTTCCACCCAAGGTAGATTTTCCAGCACCATTTCCCGGCGATTCGGGCCTCGTTTTTGTAGGCCCAGGCCAGGCCAGAGCGGCAGTAGTACCACCCGTCCCCGCTCTTGGTCTGGATCGGGTACTGCTGAGGCCAGACTGTGGTCCCGAAGATGTAAAAGGCAAAGCCATAGGCGCAGTTGCGGTACAGCCAGTGGACCCGGCAGCAGTAGCGCCGGATCCGGTTGGCCAGTCCAAACGACTTGATGAGCCTCTCCGTATAGCGGACCTGGCCGCACTCCATCCGATGCTCCTGGATATAGTGGGCGTCCCAGTCGTAGCGCAGGCAGGCTGGCATCCGGCTCACATCCGTCTTGTTGTCCAGAGTGTCGTCCCAGGTCTGCCACATGCGCAGCAGGCCAGGCAGCTCTCCCTGCTCGTCCGCAAAGAGCACCACCAGCCAGTTGGTAAGGTAGCAGAGCACCATGCAGATCAGCTGCAGAGGCAGGTAAATCAGGTATCTTATCATAGTCACCACTCCTTAACTGTATAGGTGATGGAGCCAGCCTCTACCTTGCGGCCGGTCCGGGTGTAGAGCATGCCTTCCCATCGTCCGTACTGGTAGCCCGCTCCGATGTAGGTCTTGTCGCCGGTTGTCATGGCCCCCACCTTGACCTTATGAGGCTTGCGCAGGTTGATTTTATAGACGTCCACCTTTTGGCGGTTGGGGTCAGCCGTGACCACGGTGCGGTCCGTCTTTTCCCGGGCCGCTGCCGGGACGGAGGGCTTGTCCTCTTTAATCTCTTTGGCCACAGTCTCCGCTCCTGCCGTCAGATCCGGAGCCTGGACGTAGTAGGTCACCTGGGGCATGGGCTGGGTCTGCTGGATGTGGTAGATCTCCCTGGTCACTGCCCGGACGGAGTCATCTGACAGCTTGAGCTGGTCAGCCGTCTTGACCGGATCCGTTGTGTCTTGGTACGGCATCACCGTCGGCTGCTCTTTTTGGCGCTCTCGATGGGCATAGATCAGCCCGGCCAGCAGACTGATTACGCAGAGAGCGATGACTGCCAGGATGATTTTCTTTTTTTGTTCGGGGTCCATAAAAATCACCTCTTATTTTGCGATTGGACAACTTTTATTTTGTTTTGCATATACTTTATTGCGTATATAGCAAAAACCCGCCACATCTCAATCTCGTTGATGTAGCGGGTTTTAGTCCATATTTTAGGACAGTGTCACTCCACGACGGTCAGGGTGCAGCTGTTTCCTGCGTCGATGATCATCTGGCTGAGCTCCTCACCGTCTGCATTTTGCATGCGCAGGCAGCCATAGGTGCCCTCCCACCCTTGGTACGGGGCAAATGGATCATCCAGATCACTGCCTCCCCCATGAATGTCTCTGCCCCTGGGATCACCGGTGGTGATGTAAAAGGTGCCATAGCCGGGACCATAGGCCGTAGTGATCTCAGCGCTTACATCCGGATAGGTCCCGTCCGGCAGGGACTCCCGGGGCTCACCCTGATCATTGTACCCGGCAAAAAAGTCGTCGTGACAGGGCCAGGACTTAATGACCTCATAGTCCTCGTCCATGGCGTAGATCTTCTGGCGGGATCGCTGAAATTGAATCTCCTTTAGCATTATCTTTGCCTCCTTCTATGGCATCTGGGATGCCGTTATGATTTTTATCGACAAAGTTTGCCGCCACCATCAAGATGACGGCTGCAAAGCCCTTGCTCCCCATGGAGTTGATAAAATCAATCAGCTTGGGCAGGTCGGGCTTGCCTGTTGTATACCACAAGTAAATCCAGCCGGTCATGTAGAGCACCAGGCTGGACAGTAAAAAAAGCATATAGACAATGACAAGGCCCATGGGCAGGCCCTTGATGCGGACCTTACCGGCCTGGGCGATAAAACTTAAAATCGGCTTAAAAAAGTTAGCCATGACCCACCCGCTCCTCGATGCTGTCGATCCGGTGGGTATTGCTCTTGCTCCGATCCTCCACGGACTGGAGGCGGACCTCCATCTGCTCCCGGTGGGCCTTTTCTTCGGCTAGCGTCGCATCCAGCTTGTCGAGGCTCCTCGTCACCCGGTCGAGGACAACCTGCAGAGGTGCCACCGTAGACCGGACCATGTAGAGGATTGCTCCGCCGATGAGCCCCAGGATGGCGGCTGCGTCTCCTAGCGATACATCCATACTCTTGCCTCCCTTGCTATCATCTCCAGTAGTAATACATATCTAGGAGGTTGATTTTTTATGCGTTTACCAAATGGATTTGGCTCTGTATACAAGCTCCAGGGGCACAGACGGCGCCCGTGGGTAGTTAAAAAGACGATAGAGGGCCGTCAAAAAGCCCTGGGGTATTTTGAGACACATGATGCGGCCCTCACTTTTTTTTGCTCAAGGTAATCCGTTGTAATCTGAATTCGAATTGTCCTGGTTCTAACCATGTGACCATGGGATGGTGTTTCGTTGATGGTCAACTAAACCAGTGACAGAGTGTTCCCTGTCATGGTTCCATCGGTAAATTCGCTCATAGTCTCTCCTTTATGCATAGCAAATAAATGCACGCACGGTATAAGTTAACGGGGTTACGGTAGTTGATTTGCCATAGATGGCGGAGGAACGGGAAGCGTTAAGGGATATCGTAAGGGCATTATTAGTATCACCATTTTCATAGGGGCCATTGTTCGTTGCATAAGCATCAAGGCTAAAAGCTCCTTGGGCTCCGGCTTGGTCAGCGTATGTGTAAATCCTCTGGAATTTCCCTGTGATGTTCGGCAACCCCGCTTCCACCATCTGCCCCGGTGTGGCGTCAGCTCTCAGATACCGCCCGTTAAGGTTCGGTAGCGTCGTGGTCCCCAGATAATCCACCAGCCGTTTATACTTGTCCCCGTCAATCGTCTGCCCGTCCAACGGCAGGAGGTATTCATGCTCCCCTGTTTTTGTCAGCGGTTTATAGATAATATCGCCTATACTGTGTTTGCTCAGTGTATCGTTGATATAAAACGTTACAGTTCCGTCAGCTATTACCCCACCCATGTTACTTTTAACGGTCGTCCAGTCCGGCTCTGTGCTACCCGTCGTCCCTGCTTGAGTCACGACGATTACACAGCCCGGTGGAAGGCTTGGAGAGGTCAGTACGTCGCCAACCTTGTAAGCCGTGTTGCGCTTAATCTGGTACGGGACGCCTGCTTCCTGCTTCGTGGCGTAGGTGCTTTCCGCTTCCGTGCTGTTCAGCTTTTTGGCCAGCTCTGCCGTCATGGTGGCCGCAAAGTTGGAGTCGTTGCCCAGAGCCTTTGCCAGCTCGTTCAAAGTGTTTAATTGGTCGGGGGCACCGTTGACCAATGCAGAAATAGACTTGGCAACAAATTCCGTGTTGGCAATGGCTTTACTGCTGTTGCCAGCGTTCGCTGTGGGGACGGAAGACTCCTCATACACAGTTAAAGCTTTTGTAGTAATACCGTTTGCCATGTAAAGCCTTACGTCATCTAGTCCAGCATCCGTGATGCGTTGTGCAATAGTCGTTACTCCCTGCTCATCTATTACTTGTGGTTTATTCTTAATAAACGCCTTGCTCGTGCTGTCCGTCACGTTCCAGTCGGCCTGCTGTTCCCTTGCACTATTGGCCGCATCGTTTGCACTGGCTTTAGCCGCATCCCTAGCGGCAATGGCTTCGTCAGCAATCTTCCGGGCGTTGTCAGTTTCGATGTACTTCTGCCCGTCCCAGAGATACCATTTGCCCGTATCCTCTGCGATGTACATGGCGGATAAATCCCCTGTAGCGGGGAGTGCGTCCTTGTTGGCTACGTATACCCTGCCCCCGTTGATGGCATCGTGGAGTGCCTCCAGGTCGTTGGCTACGTAGTCAATCCAGCCAGTGCCCTCAGCGTTGGCTAATGGCGTTTTCTTGCCGAAAGCACCGTCCTGGATGATGCTGTCGTTTGCATCCCTCAGCTCGGGGTGCTGATATGCTTGTCGTTTCATGCGTCCTCCTTAACTTACCGAATAGTTTTGAGTTGACTGGTCAACTGCCAAAAACAGGGCCGTCCCGTCACTGTCGATGACCTGTGTAGAGTCGTTACCCTGCATTGTGCCCTCGATGCTCTGCAGGGTACATTTGCCATCCCCCACATCTCCTGCGTCGTTGCTCTTCCCCATGTGGTTAGCCCGTGGGCGCCACTGGATATTTACCGTAATGGCGCTGACCGAAGGAATCTGAAATTGGGAGGTCTGGACGCTCTGCCCGTTCCAGTAGTCGAAATAGCCGCCGTCCGTGCCGCCCACATCTTCGGACAGCACGGTCTTGCCCGCCGCCGTTACCGTGACACGGGTAAAGGGGGCGTCGTTCTTGCTGCTTTTCCCGATTCCAATGCCAGTACCTTTAGCGTGCCAAATCCCGCTGAAATACAGGTTCAGTTTAATGAGTCTTGCACGGCTGTCCACGCTGATGTTCTTTGTCCATGAAAACGTCTGGCGGATTGAGCCATCAGTATACCCTCTCGCCCCGGAAAAAGAGCCTAAATCCGTGTTTACGCTCTGCCAGTAGCTTGTATTATCTATCCCGGAGTAGCACATAACCCGAAATCCGTTTGGGCTTACGTCGGTTGCCCGGCAGTGGATACGGATAATGGCCCCGCTTTTGTTGTTGTCCGCTGTGGTTACAGACAGCGGAGTTATAAGAACCTTCGGGGCGGTAGGCCATGCAACGGGGAATTTAACATACTGGTTATGTTTTGCCGTGCCGATAATCATGCGGCGGACACTGTTGTAGGCGTTTCCGTCGCTGTCGAAAAACGTCATACCCTTTCCGTCAAACATGATGGATTCACCGTTGCTCTGCTTAACCCGCATCCCGTCCTCATTAAGGAATACGTTTCCGCCGGTAATGGCCAGTGCCCCTTCCAGGGAAATGTTGGCTGCCTGCAGCATCTTGCTCGTAACGATGTTGTCGTCAAAGTAAGTCTCGCCGGTGATGTGGACCTTGGAGCCGTCGATGAGGATGCTCTCCGGGCTGACGTTGATTTGGTTGATGACATCCCCCTCCTTGACCCGGAGGTTGATGGCGTCGTTGAGCTGAGTCAGGGCAGAGTAGTTTTTATAGCCATCCTCAGCGTTGAGGTTGTCCACCACGACGCTAACCTTGTTTTCGGCGTCCACGCCCTTCTTCAGCTGGTCCTTGATGGCTGCATTGACCTTGTCCAGGCTGATGGCCTCGTTTTTAATCATTGACTCGTCAATCTCGACTTTAACCGTCACCAGGGCCTCGTCCGATTTATCGCCCTCGCCAAAGAGGTCATAGTAGGCAAGCCGCACCGTATAGACACCGGCTCCACAGGTGCAGGAGTAGACGTTGTTGGGCGTCCGGATGACGTCCTGGCTGTCGATGTAGATGGCCATGCCAATGCAGCCATTGGGGATGGCTTTGGCCATGATTCCAAAGCCTCCGATGGTCGCTGTCAGCTTGGGGACCGCCGGAGTCGGCGGCAGAGCCTTGCTGTACTTGAGTGTCGCCGGGTCGGAGTACTTGCCCAGGGCGTTGCAGGCAAAGAGGTACAGAGTACCTGTCCGGGAGGTCAGCGTCAGTGATGCCTTGAGGCCATTGGTCCGTGCCAGCAGGCTGGCTCCCTCGATTCCCGGGTGGTTGTCCAGGCGTATCTCATAAAAGCTGATGTCGGTGTTGGTGACCTCTTTCCAGGTGGCCACGGCCGCCGCTCCAAAGTCGACGGTAAAGCCGTACGGCGTATTAGGGATGTAGGTCTTGAGAGCCACCACGATGTCCTTGCTGGGTGCCAGATCCGGGCTGGTGGAGGCTCCCCACTCGTCCACAGTGGTCACGCAGATCCGGTAGGTATCGCCCACTACAGCCTGGGGGATGACCACCTGGTCCTTGCCGCTGCCGCCAAAAATCCACTCGCCGCTAAAGCCCATGCTGTCAACGCTGACTCCCTCGGTGGCAGACAGGTTGTCTACTTGCCCATGGTCCGTTTTATACCAGACACGGCCCTCCAGGTAGGAGTCCAGGGCCGGAGGAGTCCACTTGACTACGATGTCATAGCGGCTGACCCCGTCGGCCTGCTGACGATAGCGGTTATAGCAGCTGATGCCCGTCACGGGCGGGATGTAGTAGGGCTGGATGGTGTACTGATAGGCCTTGACCTTGCTCAGATCCTGATTTCCGGCGCCGAAGATGTTGTAGGAGACAAATTTGAGCCAGATCTTTTTACCGATGTCAGCCTTGGTAAAGGGAGCCTTGAGCAGCGTGGAGTCCATACGGGCAAACTGCACTCCGGCCTTATGGGCGGCGGCAGTGGTAAAGTACTGCCCACGGATGCAGCCGGACAGCTGCCAATGGCCATTACTCAGCAAGGTGGCTGTCTGATAGCTAAAGCACTCCCCGTCTACCCAGCAGAGGGTGTTGCCCCGCTCTGCATCCTGGGCAGTGCCTGACAAAAAGTCACCGTTACTGGAGACCTCCAGGGTGGTGGCATCTTTGGTGACGTTGGTGGCCAGGGTGCCGATCCGGGCTGTGTTGGTGATCATACCGATAGAGCGGTAGGTGGTCCCGTCGTCGGAGGCATAGACCTCGCAGCCGCCCCAGAGGTCACCCTTGCCTTTTGCCCCGATCCACAGTTCCAGTCCGTTGGTGGTCAGATCCGCCGGGGGCTGGATCAGCACGGGGGTATCCGTGTCGGGAGCGGTCACATTATAGTCGACGTAGGGCCGGTCCTGACTGTGCACGTCGTACTGGGGAGCCGTCACGTCCATAGGCGGCACGCTGACTGCCGTAAATGTCAGCACCCCGTTGGTGCCCTCGGTTACAGAGCTGATCCGCACTACCTGCTTGTCCAGGCCGATGGATGGATCCGTGAGTGTGACCAAATCGCCAACCTCTAACCGGCAAAAGGACCAGTCCAGCTTAAAGGTATACTGATTTCGGCCATAGATGGCCTTCCGGGCCAGCGCCTCTGCCAGCTTCACGGCCCGCTCCTTGGTGTAAAACCAATGGGCCTTAGTCGTGCTGGCCTGCCGGACGCCATGCTCTGCGATGTCCTTAGAGAGTGCGTAGGATACGGTCTCCTTGTCGTAGCTGTTTTTGCGGGAGATAAACTCCACGGGGTACTGATTGTAGACCTCGCTGCTATCCTTGCGGCTATAGGTCACCAGGGCGGCGCCACTCTGGGGGAGCATGTCGTCCGGAGTCAGTGCATAGCGGATGGTGGTATCCGGCTTCCAGCCGCCGTGTGCCTGGTCGTCCAGGACCACGATTTTGTAGTGGTCGTTGCTCCAAAACATATAGGCATTGGTGATGTTGATGATTTCGTTGATGATTTCCCGGGTCTCCCTGGCGCTGGTGTCGTCCATGGGGCTGGAGATCAGCAGGTCGTTTTCTCGGCAGTAGGTGCGATAGTTGTCCAGTCCATCAATGGCCACACCGGAGAGGCCCGTCTTGTCCAGGATGTACCTGATCACATCGGCGGGGTTGGCGTCGGTGTAGTCTCCGGTGCTGAGCAGCTTGCCCTTGATCTCAAAGTTGTAGGTGGGAAAAGTGGCATTATCGCCCAGATCTACCACCCCGGCCATATAGGCCAGACCCTTATAAGGCAGGGCCTTGTCCGGGTGTTTCCCCTGGACATAAGCCCAGGGCTGCTGCGTGTCCGTGCCGGTCCAGCAGGTCAGGCCGATGTTGTCATTTGGGTAGTCGTAGACCGACTTGCCAACCCACACCTTGCCGATGCCGTTGATGGGTCCTTCGCACAGGCCCAGGATGGTGGCCACTGTGTAGGTGTAGGTGATGGTCACGGTCTTTTTCCGGCCGCCCTTCCCCGCCTTATGGCTCTCCCGATGCTCATGAGCCGTAAAGTCATCGTAGTAGATGACGTTGCCAGACCTACGTGTGGTGCCAAAGACCTCAGGGACAGCACTGCCGTACTCGGCCGTAGTCACAGTAAAGTTGGAGATCTTGTCGGCCCGGTTGTATGTGGTATGCGATTTAAATATCCCCATGCGCTGTCACCTCCTTGTATTTGTCCGGATTAAACCGGTAGATCGCTCTCAACCGGCTGTGGCCATGGGCATCCACAAACATGACCTCATTCAGATCAGACAGGATGACGCCTTTGTCGATGACTGCATGACAAATCTGGCCGTTGCCGATGTAGACGCCGCCATGGCTGATGCACCGGCCAAATTGATAGAGCAGGAAGTCACCAGGCTCCATGGTCTCCACCTTGTCGCAGTAGGTCTGCACATAGTGTAAAAACCACTCGTCGGAGTGATGCAAGTGCCACTCATTGCTGTAGGGTTTGATGGGGATGGAGCCCCTGGCTACTGCTCCGGAGTCCTCCAGGCTGGCGATGAGTAGCATGCCACAGTCCACGCCCCTGCCCTTGACTCGGGCCATGTTGATATGGGGAGTCCCCAGCCAGGCAAGGGATGCCTGGGCAATCTTGTCACCGATCGTGCTCATAGCAGTACCTCCTTTTGAGGGACAAAGGGAGCGATCAGACAGGTCTCCTCGCTTGTCTGGCTCGAGATGATGTTGGAGTCACTGTTGAGGGTGTAGGTGCCCTGGGGGTAGTACTTGCGCAGCGGAAACTGCATGTTGAGCCCCTGGGTCTTGCTCTTGACCGTCAGCTCCACCTTGATGCCACCGGCCTGCTTGACCTCCACCTGCCCGCCAAAGAGGGCGATGGCCCCCACAACGGTCTGGCCGTTAAAAAAGCAGCGGCTCAGATAGAGCTTTGCCTGGTCAAGAGTGCCATCGTGGGCGGCTTTTAAAAAGGCTTTGCTCTCCAGGCTGTCGTTTTTGTCGCAATAGACAGTAACCGTCATGGAGTCCACGCTAATGCTCGGGTTGGTTTTGATCTGCTGCCTGCTAAGCAGCAGGGCATTGTGCCTATAAACATTGCCGTTGTAGGTGATGTCCTGATCTGTGTCGCAGTACCTGTAGGTGTTTCCGGAGTCCAGGACAAGATCATACAGGTCGCAGCTGGTGAGGCTCTTTACTGTGCTCAGATAGGACGCCAGGTCCTTAGATACGTCTTTCATGGCTGGTCACCTCACCTTACTGTGACCAGCTTGAAGCTGCTGGTCCGATTGATGTTGTCATACTCGTGCTCGATCTCAATGCCGTCTCCGGAGAGATACACCTGCCAGTAGTAGCGGTAGTCAGCCTTGACTACCGCTGAGGCGGACGGCGGGGTACTGAATTTAATCAGACCTCCGGCCGTCAGACTGTACTTGTTGCTGGCCTGCTTGACGTTATCCACATATACACTCAGGTTATCCACATAGCTGACCGGCTCCACATAATCGCCCATCTGCATCAAAGGCTGGTACAGTCCGCTGCTGACCATGGGGAGCTGCAGGCCTTTGACCTGGTAGTCCTCAGCATCCAGCCAGTAAAAGGGTGTCAGGGCTCCCTTGAGTTTTGCTACAAAGCCGTGGAGGGCTCTAGCCTCCTCATCAGTCAAGTAGTTGACTTTGACTTTGATGGTCCACTCCGGGTATAGCTGATTAGTCAGGGCCCGGCGCATGCCGGACCCTGCTGTTTGTACCTGTGTACTCCATTTTTGACTTTTGCTGGACTCGTAAGCGATTTTACAAGTCGGAAAAAACAGTCTGCTCATAGTCCTCTATCACCTCACCATACCCCGGTGTTACCGGTGTAGTCTCGATCATTGTCCAGCAGCAGCTGCTTGATGGTGTCGCCGCCGCCGTTGCGCAGGAAATCTACAAAGCTGGATGCATCCAGGGCACTCACGTTGAGCTGGACCGTGCCTCCTGCCTTGAGGATGATGCCGCTGCCGCCGGAGCCGCTCACCAGGCCGCCGCTGGCAAAATGCCGGATGCTGCGGCCCTG encodes:
- a CDS encoding helix-turn-helix domain-containing protein; translation: MTTIKEARQAAGLSQQGVTDTLGIPRRTLQDWESGKRTPPGWAEALVVEKLERIAQESHAARPTTAEK
- a CDS encoding DUF7338 family protein; translation: MIRYLIYLPLQLICMVLCYLTNWLVVLFADEQGELPGLLRMWQTWDDTLDNKTDVSRMPACLRYDWDAHYIQEHRMECGQVRYTERLIKSFGLANRIRRYCCRVHWLYRNCAYGFAFYIFGTTVWPQQYPIQTKSGDGWYYCRSGLAWAYKNEARIAGKWCWKIYLGWKIQRTMQTEYQAMIATRLWISRK
- a CDS encoding phage tail protein produces the protein MGIFKSHTTYNRADKISNFTVTTAEYGSAVPEVFGTTRRSGNVIYYDDFTAHEHRESHKAGKGGRKKTVTITYTYTVATILGLCEGPINGIGKVWVGKSVYDYPNDNIGLTCWTGTDTQQPWAYVQGKHPDKALPYKGLAYMAGVVDLGDNATFPTYNFEIKGKLLSTGDYTDANPADVIRYILDKTGLSGVAIDGLDNYRTYCRENDLLISSPMDDTSARETREIINEIINITNAYMFWSNDHYKIVVLDDQAHGGWKPDTTIRYALTPDDMLPQSGAALVTYSRKDSSEVYNQYPVEFISRKNSYDKETVSYALSKDIAEHGVRQASTTKAHWFYTKERAVKLAEALARKAIYGRNQYTFKLDWSFCRLEVGDLVTLTDPSIGLDKQVVRISSVTEGTNGVLTFTAVSVPPMDVTAPQYDVHSQDRPYVDYNVTAPDTDTPVLIQPPADLTTNGLELWIGAKGKGDLWGGCEVYASDDGTTYRSIGMITNTARIGTLATNVTKDATTLEVSSNGDFLSGTAQDAERGNTLCWVDGECFSYQTATLLSNGHWQLSGCIRGQYFTTAAAHKAGVQFARMDSTLLKAPFTKADIGKKIWLKFVSYNIFGAGNQDLSKVKAYQYTIQPYYIPPVTGISCYNRYRQQADGVSRYDIVVKWTPPALDSYLEGRVWYKTDHGQVDNLSATEGVSVDSMGFSGEWIFGGSGKDQVVIPQAVVGDTYRICVTTVDEWGASTSPDLAPSKDIVVALKTYIPNTPYGFTVDFGAAAVATWKEVTNTDISFYEIRLDNHPGIEGASLLARTNGLKASLTLTSRTGTLYLFACNALGKYSDPATLKYSKALPPTPAVPKLTATIGGFGIMAKAIPNGCIGMAIYIDSQDVIRTPNNVYSCTCGAGVYTVRLAYYDLFGEGDKSDEALVTVKVEIDESMIKNEAISLDKVNAAIKDQLKKGVDAENKVSVVVDNLNAEDGYKNYSALTQLNDAINLRVKEGDVINQINVSPESILIDGSKVHITGETYFDDNIVTSKMLQAANISLEGALAITGGNVFLNEDGMRVKQSNGESIMFDGKGMTFFDSDGNAYNSVRRMIIGTAKHNQYVKFPVAWPTAPKVLITPLSVTTADNNKSGAIIRIHCRATDVSPNGFRVMCYSGIDNTSYWQSVNTDLGSFSGARGYTDGSIRQTFSWTKNISVDSRARLIKLNLYFSGIWHAKGTGIGIGKSSKNDAPFTRVTVTAAGKTVLSEDVGGTDGGYFDYWNGQSVQTSQFQIPSVSAITVNIQWRPRANHMGKSNDAGDVGDGKCTLQSIEGTMQGNDSTQVIDSDGTALFLAVDQSTQNYSVS
- a CDS encoding NlpC/P60 family protein, whose product is MSTIGDKIAQASLAWLGTPHINMARVKGRGVDCGMLLIASLEDSGAVARGSIPIKPYSNEWHLHHSDEWFLHYVQTYCDKVETMEPGDFLLYQFGRCISHGGVYIGNGQICHAVIDKGVILSDLNEVMFVDAHGHSRLRAIYRFNPDKYKEVTAHGDI
- a CDS encoding baseplate hub domain-containing protein, with the protein product MKDVSKDLASYLSTVKSLTSCDLYDLVLDSGNTYRYCDTDQDITYNGNVYRHNALLLSRQQIKTNPSISVDSMTVTVYCDKNDSLESKAFLKAAHDGTLDQAKLYLSRCFFNGQTVVGAIALFGGQVEVKQAGGIKVELTVKSKTQGLNMQFPLRKYYPQGTYTLNSDSNIISSQTSEETCLIAPFVPQKEVLL
- a CDS encoding DUF2460 domain-containing protein — translated: MSRLFFPTCKIAYESSKSQKWSTQVQTAGSGMRRALTNQLYPEWTIKVKVNYLTDEEARALHGFVAKLKGALTPFYWLDAEDYQVKGLQLPMVSSGLYQPLMQMGDYVEPVSYVDNLSVYVDNVKQASNKYSLTAGGLIKFSTPPSASAVVKADYRYYWQVYLSGDGIEIEHEYDNINRTSSFKLVTVR